cgatagtaaaaaatatatttgctaaatttatattatatgtagTGTGGTACAAAAGACATAAACGGGAGCCGCGGATGAGCGTatcgtataaaaaatatttaattttactttcgTTAGATATACCTCGATTCTAACGAAATCTTAAAAGCCTCcaaaaaaagattaatttgAACTCCGCTACTATAAAATAATACCAGTATctgcataaaattaaattatttttatatttcagaacaCAATATTCGACctattttatcccagaaaatttAAGTAATCAATATTACTTAagttttctgggataaaaaacTCAATAGTTTTATTCCTTGAATTAAGTTTAATAAATTAGcgttattaaccgacttccaaaaaacgaggaggttataatatgttcggctggggatattttttattttattttttatttttgtatgttcaacgattactccgccgtttgtgaattTTTTTCACACTACTATTTTAGGGCAAAATGTTTATCCCTAAACTGTTTAACCGATTCTGACCAAATTATTATGAAGAATAGTATCTAAATATATTGATTCCAACCttggaaaaggacataatattagcacggTTCAGATACTAAATAGTTAATAGAAATTAGGATAATTAAACGATAAAATATACGAATATACGAGCTTCTTGAagcatttatttaaaatatcttgaACAGTTGCAAAttctaatacataatatatcaggactatcacactaatattataaaggcaaaagtttgtgagtttgtaagTTTGTTTCTTCTTCGCGTCTGAGCGGCTGGAGCGGATACCCTGGATTACCGCATAGGCTTACTTTTTCCCTAATAAACCGCGGGCAACACCtgcgctagtaataatattataaatcctgCAACAAgagaatgcaatctcgttctcgcgagatcgcCGACTTTTCGGTAAGATATAATTGTGATTGAACGAGATTGGAGTCAATGGTCATTTTAGGTCAATTCCTAAAGCCAGTAATTAAATCTTGCCATAATTTTACATGTTAATATGTTTCGCTGGGAGTGATTGGGGGAATAATGTTTGGTTATTGATAGACTTTAGCTTGAGACAAATTTTTgctcttttattattttcatatgtcaatcattttttttatataatctgCAAGAATGAACACAAATAACTTTCTAAGCTGATGAGGTTTCACAATATCGTTAATCATAAACATCACAATGTATAGCAGAGACGTCCGCTTCTTAATGTTTGAAATTTACCCGCACcgtcgatagtttaaaaatgttgtgatattttatttctcTCATACTTAAGTGACTAAAATGTCTGAATGGGAAATAAAGATCTTTAAATCGAAACATCTCACGAGACTCGAGAGGCGAGAGTATGAGTCCGAATCGCATACCCACctgcaatagggatgatgacaaggtcaaagattagcagattttgttaataatataaagaaatcacggtaaaacataagtgttctcaaaatttcagctcgatagcatttgtattttttttgttacgcgccttcaaagttggataatcaagtcgattttttttcaattatatttcttaatatttgtataccattcgataacttatacaattaaaagcaacttttgtaataaaaccactttcataaacgcaatatttaatatacctatcaaacaaagttctctcccgatgcgtacaaactacgaaagagtgacgtcagtttttcgtagcactttgtatggagcgtttcgggcaggtctattttaaaagatgtttgaattgtcatatcttggtgaatttttaagctatcagagtcattctttcagcgatgtttctattttttaagggtcgttcaattaccaataagaaaaaaaaatagtcatcaagcctattaacGATAGATCTTTCCATACCGTAACGCGTCAACTGCACATCAATAAACAACCGTGAAGTTAGTAATATTGCTGCTTAAGGAAGCTTAGTTTATCTTTATTTTCATTGTAATCAGGGAAGAGATTGTATCAGCAGCGATTCTCGATTCGACACGCAGTTCGTACGCTAACTACCACCGGCGCAGGCTCATTACAGCGGTCACACGCTCCCCGCTCACATTGACCGACGATCGCTGATAGCAATATTTTGCATTGAGCCTTTAAACAATAAAGCATTAGCTGGTATCCTTAAAGCTTGTTCATTGTTAACACTAATTTCCTCATTTGAATTTAAGAATAGGACTTATATTAGTTTTAATGCAATTTATATACAGTCATAATTATCCAGTAATTAATACTTCAAGATTACATTTGTTCCAGCAATCATGAAGATATTGTATCTACTGACGCTGCTGTGTGCGTTGACGGCGGCGCACGACGATGACGACGTTATAGATATCGAAGGGAACGAGGTTGAGGATTTCCGGCAGGCGCGGGTCCTGTGGCCCTCCCCCGACACCGCCAGGGCCAGGGGCAAGAAGGCGCGCTACATCTCCTGGGGCCCGCCCAGCCAGATCATGGACTTCATGCTGCACAAGGGGCCGCAGAACAACGCGCCCTCCGGCAGCCCGAGCGCCGACGACCCCTTCGACTTCCTAAGAGACTCCTACCCGCTGCCtaaaggtaaataataataatttatgtgaaTGAGGCACgagcatattatttttatcactaATTAAAGTAAACGGATAGTTTATTGGTTTCTGtaatgttaaaatattgtaaggGAAGTGTGAAAAGAAGCTGCACAACAGCAAAAAACTTAACAACAGTCtaacggcgcggcggcgcgatCTACAAGAGCACGTACACTTCACCAACTTTTCCACATTATAAAGTCATAGCTGACAAAGTTATGTCGTTCGCTGGTCCAGGTCTGACGGAGCCGCTGGAGGAGTACGAGTACGTGGTCGTGGGCGGGGGCACGGCGGGCGCGGCTCTGGCGGCGCGGCTGTCGCGGCGGGCGGCGGTGCTGCTGCTGGAGGCGGGCCGGCCGGAGCTGCTGCTGTCCGACGTGCCCTACCTCGCCCCCTACCTCCACGACACCGACCTCGTCCAGCCCTACACCCTGGAGCACCAGCCCGGCGTCTGTCTCGGTGAGTCACCGTGCTGCAGCTACAGATCCACAGGCCTACACTGGACAACACCAGCGCACTGCGGTGTTTATTAATTGTACAACCAAAAAGATTACTCACACACAGATTTCTAACGCAGCTCAGCAAGAAAGCAGCATGCGATCGTTAGTATCTTTCACTTAGTAAGAAGAGTCTTTAACTTGGTCAGTGAAAGGATGAGTTCTAACGAGTACGGAGGATTTAACTGTAAACCTCGATGTCCGCATTACACAGACGACGCTAAACTCTCGCCCGACATAAATCCAACGTCTGTTACACATCGATAGTATAATAgacgttaaaatattaataataacagAACTTAAAATGTAACACAGCAATaatttcaatataattaatagctGTTTTAATACACTGTAATAAATTAGCGCAAACAGTGAAAGTGAACTAAACGACCGTATTCAAGCAGGGTGTTTGGCGCGCGGCCAGGTTTCCCGCGTCCGACGTCCCGCTGCCGGACAGTCCGCTATTACCGTGATTGAGACTTTGGCTGCACTCCACCATGTATTGAATCGGTGCAGCGATTCCCTGTTACCCAAATAATTTTGATGAAGTTGAAAGAGTTGGAAGCCCTTAGGTACTGTTGCCCTCTGTATATAAAGAGTCTGCCACACATTGTTTTGTCGCATCGATAGGACTGGACACTCCAGATATGAGTAGACTATATTAAGccccataattttattaaaattttaaattgaggTAATACTTTAATAGTATAATTTAGCTACGAATGTCACGCCTCataaaaataactaatttaTAGTCGCGAAATCAGTTGCTAATagcaaaagttaaaaaaggaAAGACTCGACCTCCTTAAAAAAGGAAAGTGACGATTTTATGAATGTGATAAAAAGTGAAATggaaataatatctatggacgcttcacaccacgtcagtctggtcccgtgctaagtacctaaaggacttgtgttacaggtaccagataatatttaatacttttataccatacatatatttaagatttttattatatcatacacatatttaatggTACACATCCAGActcgggaacattgaaaactttttgttccgtcggcgggattcgaacccgtgacccccggcttgagctaccaacgcgctcaccactgagccacagaggtcgtcaaaaatcgGAAATAAAACGATATTGTTGCGTGATTAATGCGATAGAGCGGTCGTCCTTGGGGGCGGGGGGGCGGATACCGGTCAGCCGTACGAGACTCGAGGTAGAGCCGCGGAATTAAAATAACTCCGTAATGCCTGCGAGCTGATGAGTTACAGTCATACAGCCTACGCCTGGTTGTTGTTTATGACATGAAACTATCAGCGAGTAAGCAACGTTAAAAAGAATAAAGTGGAAAACGAAGtttaaaagtacaaataaagtaAAGTCCAataaaatacaacaaaatattacgagtatgacCACCGATTAACTAGCGTTATATTAGTCGGCcgcataaaataatatgacggCAATATGTTGTACAgtaaaaattcaatttttatattttataactaggCTCACAATACAATAAAAGATTGAATAGTGTGACCGTCACGTAGTATTTTAATCGTCGGGTGTGGTAGttatttacgaaaattattagATCTGATTCAGCTATTATTTTAATAGCTGTGAATTACTATTTGCCTTATATGGACACGTAGTATAGTGCGGACGCGGCGGTGAGTTAATTAGGGCTAATTCATATCGCAACATAGCAAGgcttgcgatgcatttttaaggagtgagcacattgagacgggccgtgccggggcgcatcgcaaaaatccgcctccatacaatttgtacgGAAGCgaatgcgcgtatcgcacactgtgccggggcgcatcggcgcagATTTTTGCTCGgtggatttccgtcaatgcgacacggcccgacaagacccgctgcggcccggcaagacccgctgcgccccggcaacagtgtgctatagcaagcggcgcacggatgtgatgcgatgcggcccggcaagcctcagctcaaaatccgtcaatgcgttgcgcgctgacccgccccggcacgccccggcacagtgagcgttaaaatccgtcaatgcgatgcgactcgacccggcaatagtgtgctatagcgcattttgcgctgcgctgtgCCCCGActcgccccggcacgcgccgacaaagtgtgcgAACCTTTAAAGTCAATCAAATTTGGAACAGGAAGGTCgggcaagtctgtcaattcaatgtgtatcttcttgtATAGTAAAAACGGTTTTAATGGCTCATTAAAAATGCCCCTCGTTGCATCAAAAAGATTCATTAGAATGCGAGCTGTTGTGAGCCCTTAAACGTTGTGTCGCAGCTCCGACATCAATTTGTTCAGCTCGGTCAATACTGCTCGGTAAACTATTTGTTGCTAATAAAgtgattttacattttatacgtaACTATTGTCGTAAAGAATCAATATAGAAATACAATTATTTACCCTCGCAAATGACACATCTTATTTAAATATCTGGgagaccgagcttcgctcggagTATTTGTTGTACCCATAAAATGTTAGAGATAGGATATTGTCCGATTTTTtaaaggcatgtatttaaatcaatatctgtatattataAAGGGAATCCTTttttcgatcaaaatatttgaaagtttcaccaaaaatactgacttgcacactaattttgcaccctaaataatgcgaattcagcatagtatttaaagttatttgcataactgttttactgaacaaataactattattaaaatagtatatctaataattccttagttcaacaaacatactacaaccatcacctaaattacttttaggaacatcatattttattctaaataaaacccaatttaatctgttatgttcatataataattaagaacacataaaaatcatcaagtgctaatttaacatggactaaactttggcacagtgaatggtaactcagtttataaacaataataataaacaatcggcaaagagcgaatCGGAgtgagtcgacggagccccgctacgcggggctccaaCTTCCgagtggttcacaaaaaataaccacgatctaacctaacccaatcaagtcgtattgggcgaacattgctattaattatttaagaatcattaataaatttattaacccatacaattacaatacagtagtaaattttgataatttttctcaatttttatcaagaaaccttgaattatatagttttggattgataaaatctttcaccatatctcatcataaagttgcacgatttgtcaatttgtagacttgttttgataatagaaattgattttattgtggtgcacctttcgatattgtttttagaaattccgttgtaagattgtccaatttagagtgcaagttagtatttttgataaacaatttaaattttagttttacaaataatatatccgatgtatgaaccatatttttggtgtgaattcggttattaaggtctcgttttgtatgatgtttaagttgtTTTTGGAGGACAGATAATCAAATGAAGATGCATCCAGTGCCGTAATTCTGGACATAATACAGTAACAGACCCGAAAGGTCAGGGCTTACACTTTTTACAAAACGTATAGATTATAACTTTATATCTTTAGTTGATAGTGTACTGTTCGCATTCTATGTGTAATTCGCATTCATCTTATAATGACAACATCATGgagcattatatttttatataaagtattaatatataaagtataaactaatgtaaaaaacttaaaaaagcaGGAAATATAAACAATTCGTATGTTAATCATTTTAAAGATATTGcctacacacatacacacataaaGCGTTGCCTTACATGAGTACTGAGACTGCATCAAACTCTGCATACGATACCGTCTGCTTGATTTGTGTCAGTCCCTCGCTGTGTTCGCCGGCGGGTCCTAATTGACCCGACCTACTGCCTGCTGCCGGCTGCCGGCTCTCTAGTTCAACGTGCGCTGGTGACCCTGAACGATGAATTGCACATTTTGGAGCCATGCGTATGTGGAACATAGCACTACTTTGAACTGTGAcgcctttttatttataagtaggtATGTTTAGCTACAAGAAGCACAGATTACCgcttactaataattattattaatagtaagGGACCGTAGAAgtgtataaagaaaaaaaaaatggttttggcaataaatatgaaatatgcTGATgcgagaaaaaatatatattatcatgtttaattgttaaattattgtatGACAATATGTTTATTCTCTACTTGACTTTGAAATAGTAACCAACGCTTCCTCCTGCTAGAGTGGATAATTCAAATCACGCTCAGTCCTAGTTTAGTGGAGTGTTGAAGGCAGCGCGCAATGGTTTGAATGTGGTGATAATGTTGCAGGCAGCGAGGGTCAGCGGTGCTTCGCGGGTCGAGGGCGCGCGCTGGGCGGACACTCCGTCGTGAACGGCATGATCTACGCGCGCGGTCGCCCGCAGGACTGGGACCGGCTTGCCCAGGATGGCAACTACGGATGGTGAGTGTGTTGTTAGTTTTATGCCTGATTACTACAGTTTTTGTCATCTATTCATTAGCGTTTTTGAATGTCTAATGTCAAAACTTTAACCCATCGACTACTACTAAAGGTTGTCTGGCAGTAACTGCTgttagcagtaagaccgcctatttgtacatatttctcctttattgtgttttttaagtttaagtttagttttaagttgtacaaataaagtattttctattcGATTCTATTCTACGCTGAAAGGATAAACTTCTATGAAAAAAACTTCAAAGAACGGGGATTAGTATGgtcaaatattattagtaagtcgCTGTAATTTTACTCTTAATAGTCAAAGCGCATAACGTCGATGAATTTTATTCTTTAAATCTTTGCAACTCATGGCTTTTGACATTGCAACGCATGGCGGCTGGAAACCATTTCGACTAGCGTGGTCTAGCATTAGATATAGGAAAGTAAAATTATATGGTGATAACGTGCTGTTGACATTTCAGGTCGTACAGCGAGATGCTGCCGTACTTCATGCGGTCGGAGCGGTCGGAGCTGCGCAAGTACCGCAACGCCACCTACCGCGGCCGCGACGGCGAGCTGACTGTGGAAAATGTACCCTTCAAGTTAGTACCGGGTTTACCAAAAACACATTCCGCTTGATCCCACTTGTGTCAGTCAGGACTGTTGCTATTCGTCTGTCAAAATGTTATAATCCCTTCTTTTTATGGAAATACGAGGGGGCGAGAGATTCAAAATGATATTTACACCGTATGGTCGAGAAGCCTTTCCTGGCAGAGGCCATGGTCATAGGTAATTTAAAGTACTACATATAAACATTAaaagtccgggtgccatcgaaattcactgcaaaatatttacataccaaaaatataaacgattacaatatttacatactaaattcgATCGTTCATAAtcggtatgtaaatattttgcagtgaatctttgtacaagaacctaggtaattactatcataagatgaataataactcaaatatggtaaaataTATTCTcatatgggaaatgatcttggtataaagtttgtatgagaatttcgatggcatcCGGACTCTTAATGTGTCCAAATTGTAGGACGGGTCTGGTAGAGGCGTTTCTGGCGGCGGGTCGCGAGCAGGGCAGCCCCACCGTGGACTACAACGCGGGCGAACAGCTCGGCTTCGGCTACGTGCAGACCATCAGCCGCCGCGGCCACCGCCTCAGCACCGCCAAGGCCTTCCTGCACCCCAACAAGCGGCGCCGCAACCTGCACATCCTCACCGAGGCCCGCGCCACCAGGGTGCTCGTCGAGCCCACCACCGGCCGCGCCTACGCCGTCGAGTACGTGAGGAACAACGTCAAGCACACCGCGCGGTTCCGGCGCGAGGCCGTGCTGACCGCCGGCCCCGTCGGCTCCGCGCAGCTGCTGCTGCTGTCCGGCATCGGGCCGGCCGCGGACCTCGCCAAACTCGGCATCCCCGTGGTCGCCGACGTGCCGGTCGGCCGCACGCTGTACGACCACGTCGCCTTCCCCGGCGTCGTGTTCCGCCTCGACAGCACCAACGCGAGCCTGCTAGAGCCCAAGGTGGCCACGCTTCCCAACCTTGTCCAGTGGCTGCAGTTCGGTGACGGCCTGCTCGCGACGCCCGGCCTGGTCGAGGCCCTCGGGTACGTCAAGACAACGTCGGAGGAACCGGAGTCGGTCCCGGACGTGGAGCTGATCAGCCTGGGCGGGTCGCTCGCCTCGGACTCGGGCAACGCGATGCGGCGGAGCTGGCGCATTGCGGACAAGACGTACTACCCCGCGTTCGGGTCGCTGAGCGGCGCGGACACGTGGCAGGCGATCCCCGTGCTGCTACACCCGCGATCGCGCGGCTACCTCGAGCTGCGCGACGCGAACCCGTTCTCGGCGCCGAAGCTGCACGGCAACCTGCTGACGGACCCGCGGGACCTGGCAACGCTGCGGGAGGCGGTGCGGCGGGTCGTCTCGCTGGGCGAGGCGGCGCCGTTCCGCAAGTACGGCGCGCGGCTGCACCTCCCGCCGCTGCCGCAGTGCGCCGCGCTCGCGCCGGGCTCGGACGCGTACTGGGAGTGCGCGATCCGCACGCTGGTAGTGTCGATGCGGCGGCAGGTGGGCCCGTGCCGCATGGGGCCGGTGGGCGACGCCGAGGCGGTGGTGGACCCCGAGCTGCGCGTGCGCGGGGTGGGAGGGTTGCGCGTTGCGGACGTCGGCGTGCTGCCGCGCCCGCTGTCCGCCGACCCCACCGCCGCCGTCGTCGCTATTGCCGAGCGCGCCGCCGACCTGCTCGCCGCCACCTGGGGCGACGTCGCGGCGCGGTGAAACAGAACGTCGTATCGAGTCATTTTCAACTGCCAGAAGCTTTTAAATTTAGTATGATTTAGTAGTAATGTTAAGGGGAGCGTCGAGCGATATTTTTAACTCATCTCACCGCGATGACGGGGTGAACGtgttgtttaaataaaagttttgctCGAGTCACGGTGTAATTCATTCCGCGGCCGGCCGAGGGTCGCGGCCGGGGCCCGGGGCACGTCGGTACAAAATTAATGGTTCACACACTGGATCCATTTGGGCGGGAGTTCCGTTTGAGGCTGAATGCCGGTCAAATTACGCCACTGAATACCGGCTATTGCGGGGCTGTGACTCAGCAGTCTGCTGCGCTGGCGACGCCGGAGCTCACGCACCCGTATACAGCCTTTAAACTTGTGTGACTTTCACGAGTGACTGTGTTATAGTGGTGTTACATATCCTAGTTAAATACATCAAAAGTCGTGTGCTATCTTTATCTATGAAATCCACGTtccaattacaattttttaaaatttggcaggGATTTGCTTTGAGTTCCAGGAAAGGCCAAACGATATTTAATATTCCGGAAACATTCAACACGGCTATCGTGCGTTACACGAATTACGGCGCAAAGAAGTTGCGGGCGATTCTAGACCTTTTGTATTAAAGTAAGGGTCTAACAGAAAAATCGCACTGGAATGGATTCCATTAGGTAcagtaataaaatgtttttaactgTCATCCCGCTTTCAGATATCTAAGCATAAGGCTCCTACCACACGTGCATGTTTGACCACAGTTTTTCTGGCgcatgcttctcgcatgaaaagaCGGAAGACTGTCATTATCTACCACACGGCACAGTTACCCTTGCATGCACAAGCCACATTCTTGTCGAGATCGTCGGTGCATAAACAGTGTTTATTTTTCCAGTTTCAGATCTTTCAAAGAGCATgcagagatttttataattcaataaattcaaTTGCGAATTGACgattatatgtattatgtacgtTAACCCGCCATTTTATAGCAACGTGCGTGCATTTTAACACCACTTGACTGACAAAgagcggcttgaacactgaatCACACGATTGACAATTTTTACACGAAGGCTTACACATGCCAGAATTTCAAGCAAGTTTTAAAACCGTGAAGACAAGCTTTGGGACTTGCGCATACTACCGTTTTACCAACTACATGCACAATTATGATCAGTGTACAAGccggcatgcgcaagcaaaactgtggtcaagcatgcacgtgtggtaggcgcctTAGTTATAATACCAAGtgcgttatttaaaaaaaacatcaagAGTTATTGAAAACTTGGCCGCTAAACAGCAACTGAATTTTAAATGCTCAAGCAACTATgtctaaataagtatttaaaattaattaaaattgacaTTCAATCATATTATTCAATGCGATAAATTAGTATACTCGTATTACCGCACTATAAACATTCTGACTGCAAACATCCACAATCATTTCGAACGACAAACAAAATTATCTACTCGTAATAAGGATATTGTGTTGACACTATACAGTAAATATAGCTATTCCAATTTCTACAATACTTATCTTTTTATATACAGTGGGTGGCCAAATTATTATACTCGGTGTGAGATTGACATACTCGTAGTACGTATTGATTGTTTAGCCATTTAGAGTTGtttgttttactatttttatttattttttgttactttaggttgttttttatattttgtgagttagtaacatttatatttaataatatttttaaatagtaaCACCATTTAGCACGACAGTCACTTTAGCCATATTTTCCTGTGTTTAGTGTGTGCATTAGGGAGTTAGACAAAGGtgctaaaaatgtatttggcgtAAAAACTGTTACTAAAACCAATGCCTACGACTTatctgttttattataatttataaataatagatattaaCATATTTTTCAATTGTTTCAGGGTTATTttctgtaataatataattttaagctaaaataatgaaatatttagATACGGGAATGAATAGGAAAGAATTCAAACATTCCAGTAAGAAAAACATCTAAAATTTAGACACCTAAGAGTCATACCAATCATTCCTAGAGAGAAATTGCGAAATTAGCAAGCGTTTCCCaactttgaaatataaaaaagtgatggacttaaaaaaaatgtcacaaTTTGTGTTGATAAATATGGCAGAAAAACGTCTTTCGACTGCTTGAATAGAAGAGGAAACAAGGACTTTTACTGTTGAGAACCGAAAAAAAACTCATAAACATTTTGTTAGATGATGCTGGCGTAGCTTTATCTAACAGAATGTTAAGGCGAAACTGAAGAAATTGAATTTCAGTTGTTGCCCTCCTTCGAAAACCCAGTTTACCCAGACAACGCATGCTAAGCGATTGCCGTTTGCTAAAGTGTAGTAAAAACACTGGTCTGAGAAATACTGGAAGGAGGGAAACAATATACGtacaatatacgtgggagagccaggcttcggcacgaatgggccggctcgaccggagaaataccacgttctcacagaaaaccggcgtgaaacagggcttgcgctgtgtttcgacgagtgagtgagtttaccggaggcccaatcccctaccctattaccttccctaccctcccctattaccctattccctcttaaaaggccggcaacgcacctgcagctcttctgatgctgcgagtgtccattgcgAGGCGAGGCGACggaattgctttccatcaggtgtctcgtttgctcgtttgcccccttatttcataaaaaaatactagctgtcctggcaaacgtttctttgccatattataaagtaggtatttcgcccgtattattttattgaagtgactcaATAAGTATGTGCGTGCCGTGcgtgcagatgcgttgccggccttttaagagggaataggctaataggggaggctagggatgggaagggaataggggacggtaaggaagggaatagggtaggggatagggcctccggtaaactcactcactcggcgaaacacagcgcaagccctgtttcacgccggttttctgtgagaacgtggtatttctccggtcgagccggcccattcgtgctgaagcatggctctcccacttcacaaaattgatttattatataattattgtagtacATTATATAATGGGCTCGTAAAGGGCGGGCCGCGGCCAGGTGTAACGGTAAACAAAGctgaaaatactttttttcaattttatcaaaattaatattccCTCAGTCTTAAACGACGTTTCCGTAATTC
This genomic window from Aricia agestis chromosome 2, ilAriAges1.1, whole genome shotgun sequence contains:
- the LOC121739724 gene encoding glucose dehydrogenase [FAD, quinone]-like, with product MKILYLLTLLCALTAAHDDDDVIDIEGNEVEDFRQARVLWPSPDTARARGKKARYISWGPPSQIMDFMLHKGPQNNAPSGSPSADDPFDFLRDSYPLPKGLTEPLEEYEYVVVGGGTAGAALAARLSRRAAVLLLEAGRPELLLSDVPYLAPYLHDTDLVQPYTLEHQPGVCLGSEGQRCFAGRGRALGGHSVVNGMIYARGRPQDWDRLAQDGNYGWSYSEMLPYFMRSERSELRKYRNATYRGRDGELTVENVPFKTGLVEAFLAAGREQGSPTVDYNAGEQLGFGYVQTISRRGHRLSTAKAFLHPNKRRRNLHILTEARATRVLVEPTTGRAYAVEYVRNNVKHTARFRREAVLTAGPVGSAQLLLLSGIGPAADLAKLGIPVVADVPVGRTLYDHVAFPGVVFRLDSTNASLLEPKVATLPNLVQWLQFGDGLLATPGLVEALGYVKTTSEEPESVPDVELISLGGSLASDSGNAMRRSWRIADKTYYPAFGSLSGADTWQAIPVLLHPRSRGYLELRDANPFSAPKLHGNLLTDPRDLATLREAVRRVVSLGEAAPFRKYGARLHLPPLPQCAALAPGSDAYWECAIRTLVVSMRRQVGPCRMGPVGDAEAVVDPELRVRGVGGLRVADVGVLPRPLSADPTAAVVAIAERAADLLAATWGDVAAR